GAAGATGAGGCATGTGGGAAGCATGTGTCCAAAAATGACAAGAAGAAGGAATTATCCTAATGATCAAAAGTGCTATGatgggccgggcaccgtggctcatgcctgcagtcccagcactttgggaggtcaaggcaggcgggtcacttgggcccaggagttcaagaccatcctgggcaacatggcaaaacctcatctctacaaaaaatacaaaaattagctggatgtggtgtcatgaataatggcctccagctcatccaagttgctgcaaaactCAATCCCTTGTACATCagttgcaaaaaaattaaaaatacctaagaatatacttaaccaaggaggtgaaagatttctacaagaagaacaacaaaacgctgctgaaagaaatcatagatgacacagcaaaatagaaatataacCCATGCTCacgaattggaagaatcaatattgtgaaaatgatcatactgcccaaagcaatcttcagattcaatgcaattcccatcaaaataccaatatcatttttcagagaattagaaaaaaaatcctaaaattcatatggaaccaaaaaatagcatGAATAACAAAGCAACAGTAAGAAAAAGATCAAATGTAAATTTAATACACATATCCTAGGCTAAGTTgtggggtttttattttttctttttgacagagtctcattctgttgcctaggctagaatgcaatggcacgatctctgctcactgcaacctctgcctcctggattcaagcaattctcctgtctcagcctcctgagtagctgggattacaggtgtgcgacatcacgcctggctaagttttgtacttttagtagagacagggtttcgccatgttggccaggctggtctcaaactcctgacctcaagtgatccacctgcctcggcttcccaaagtgctgggattacaggcatgagccaccatgcccggcctgaattgtggattttaaaatgttatttttatattacataattttcaactcattaaaaaatacaaagaggtCTGGCCTGGAAACAACACCACCAACAACAAGTCCTAAAATGGTTGCtttgtaaaaatgcaaattatttccaATGGATTTGCATGTTCATTGGGATTGGAACTTCCAACAGCAAATTCAACACCAGGAGATACCAAAGAAATGCCTTCAGAAATTCATGGTGAGGGAAGAATTCTATGTTAACCCAAATTATTAAAGACAAAGGTAAACGACCTGTCGGCAGCTTGTCTCACACATTAAACCCAGCATGTCAGGCTTCATCTTGAGGAACGGGGAGGGATTGGCAGTAGACGCCTTAACCATTACATGTACTTTCCCTTCTACATCTTTTCCCTTAtgctttatttaatataattcaggacataggcatgggcaaagacttcacaacaaatcaccaaaagcaattgcaacaaaagctaaaattgacaaatgggctcaaattaaactaaagagcgtctgcacagcaagagaaaccatcatcagagcaaaaagacaacctacagaatgggagacaatttttgcaatctgtccatctgacaaaggtctaacatccagaatctataaggagcttaaacaaatttacaagaataaaacaacctCATTAATAAGTGGGCAAAAggcgtgaacagacacttctcaaaagaagacattcacaTGGCCAGGAAACACGGAAAAAAGCTccacatcactggtcattagagaaatgcaagtcaaaacctcAATGGGATACCATCCTACACCAGTCAGAATTGtgattatcaaaaagtcaaggagaaacagatgctggtgaggttgcagagaaatagaaatgcttttacattgttggtgggaatgtaattagttcaaccattgtggaagatgctgtggtgattcctcaaagatctagaaccagaaataccatttgacccagcaatccctgggtatatacccaaaggaatataaatgattctattacaaagatacatgcacccagatgtttattggagcactattcataatagcaaagacctggaatcaacccaaatgcccatcaacaatagactggataaagaaaatgtgatacatatacaccatggaatactatgcagccataaaaagggacaagatcatgtccttggcagggacatggatggagctggaagccattatcctcagcaaaccaatgtaggaacagaaaaccaaacactgcatgttctcacttataagtgggagctgaacaatgagatcacatggacacagggagggggacaaAACACACTGGGGACCGCTGGAGGAGGGTGGGTTGGGACAGGGAGAGGATTAGGAacaatagctaatgcatgctgggcttaatacctgggtgatgggttgacaggtgcagcaaaccaccatggcacatgtttacctgtgtaacaaacctgcagatcctgcacgtgtaccccagaacttaaaatgagaataaaagttaaaaaaattttcacaaaTCTTGAAAGAGAGTGAAAGGGAAACGAAGATATTTCCAgagccacaatttaaaaaaatactttactgTTTTCACACTCAGTGAAAGCAATTCTAAATGATGTAACTTAGTTGGAAGATCAAAGAATCCGAAATGTGTAATGTGATATCCTCGAGGgaggaaaaatgggaaaaaccacacactaaaacacacacacacgtgcacatgcaccCTCATAGATACACACGTGGGTGAGTACTCAGAATAGAAAAACCACatactgaaacacacacacacacgtgcacatgcaccCTCATAGATACACACGTGGGTGAGTACTCAGAATAGAAAAACCACatactgaaacacacacacacacacaagtgaacATGCACCCTCATAGATACACACGTGGGTGAGTACTCAGAGTTCAGCTAATGTGTAATTAGAACCCGTTTTCTCTACAGGGAGAGGAGAAATGAATTCTTATTCAAAAATATAGAATCGTTTGTAAaacttggcaattgtgaatagtgctgcaatgagcttAGGAGTGTGGACATCTCTTCTGtggctgatttcatttcctctgggtatacacccagcagTGGGCTTGCTGGATTATACGGTggttgcatgtttagttttttgaggagcttccatactgttttctaaaatGGCTGTGTTAATTTACATGTCCACCAATGGTGTGtgaggattttcttttctccccatcctcaccAACAATGATCTTTCACCATTTTGATAATAGGCAATGTAACAgctgtgaggtgatatctcactgcaaaatttcactttttacacatatatgtgtatacgtatgtatacatatatacatacacatacatatatgtacacacgtaTGCACATATGTACATAGGTATGTACggatatatacatatgaatacatacattttcatatatacatatacatatatatatatatatatatatatatatatatatatatatatataaactttaataAGCTAAAACCTCACATCTCCTAGGATGGTTACTATGAAAAAGAgtaggccgggcatgggggctcatgccagtaatctcagcactttgggaggctgagacaggtggatcactcgaggtcaggagttcgacaccagcctgaccaacaaggtgaaacccagtctctactaaaaatacaaaaaaattagctgggcgtagtggcaggtgtctgtagtcccagctactcgggaggctgagacaggagaattgcttgaacccgggaggtggaggttgcagtgagccaagatcacaccactgcactccagcctgggcaacggagcgtgggtccatctcaaaaacaaacaaacaaacaaacaaaaaaaacggaGTAGAGTAACAAGTGTTGGCGAGAGTATAGAAAAAATAGAACCCCTGCACTCTGCTAGTGGTAATGTAAATATGAGAACAATGACCACAAAAATACTATAGATGATTTTCAGAAGTTAACGATCAGAACCGCCCTATGTTTCAACAATTTCACTGCTGGGTGTGTATCTAAAGGAAATGGAATCAGTACGTTGAAGAGATGTCCGCCCTCCCATGTTCATGACAGCTTTAGCCACCATAACCAAGACATGGGACCCGgccaagtgtccatcagcaggcgaatggatacagaaaatgaagCACTCAGTATATACACAGCGAAAAATCATTCCGCCTTCTAGAAGAAGGAAATTGcttcatttgtgacaacatggatgagcctagaGGTCATCACACTACGTGGAATAAAGAAGGCACGGGAAGACACCTGCTGCCTGATCTCACTTGTGTGTGGATTGCCCCAGTTCAActcatggaagcagagagtagaaggtGGTCCCCGGGAGCTGGGCTGAGGTGGAATCAGAGAGCTGCATCGAAGGATACTGCATTTCTGTTAGACAGGAGGAGTAAGTTTAGAAGATCTGTTGTACAATACGGTGACTACAGTTGCTAACAATGGATTGTATACACAAAAATTggtaagaaagtagattttagggtctggcgcagtggctcacacctataatcctagcactctgggaggccgaggcgagtgaatcacgaggtcaggagttcaagaccagcctgaccaacatggagacaccccgtctccattaaaagtacaaaattagccaggcgtggtggtgcatgcctgtaaccccagctactcgggaggctggggcaggagaatcacttgaacctgggaggtggaggttgaggtgagccaagattgcaccattgtactccagcctgggccacaagggtgaaacttcatctcgaaaaaaaaaaaaatagagtagattttaaatgttctcttaACAAAAAGATAACTATGGATGTtacagatatgttaattagcttgacctAGTGATTTCACAGggtattcatatatattaaaatatcatgttGCACACCCTAAATATGTAGAATTTTAAActgccaaataaaataaagtaaaacattaaaataaaataaaaaaaattattttgaaacaaaaaaactgtagAGTTTAAAACATGCCTTTTATAGAAtggaatattccattttatatgtgatgacttttttttttaaaatgttttgagacagagtctggctctgtttcctgggctggagtgcaggggtgggatctcagttcacttcaacctccacttcccgggttcattcaagtgatcctcctgcctctgcctcccaagtagctaggattgcaccgtgcaccaccatgtctggctaatttttgtatttttagtagagatggggttttgccatgttggccaggctggtctagaactcccggcctcaagtaatctgccgcctctgcctccctatgtgttgagattacaggcatgagccaccgcacctgggcacgttgcctctttttctattctcAAGAAACATTTGTGATgctctgggtgtgtttgtgtgtttcatTAGTGTGTCAGTATTTGTAAGAAATCACCAATGAAGCTTCCTGAACTGGAGTTGGTACCATGGGAACATTTTTATTACAGTCAAtgtttttcacacacacacacacacacacatatatatacacacacatacacacatctaaAATGAGTCAGATTCTCTGATTACTCTTACGTTCATTATGTAAACTCCAGTTTTGAATATTTCATCTATTTAATCTGCATTTTCTAGTATATTGGCATCGGTTTGCAGCCTGTTCTGGGGTTAGTTTGTGAAAATGTGTGTAGGATCGCTGGGCTGTCTGCTTCTTCACTCCCATGTGGAAATGCGTgcctgctctttctttctcttgctcaaTGTAGTTAGGATTTATGAGTGTGACTAATATTTTCAATAACGAGCTTCATTGGCTTTGTTGAATTTTCAAGTGTTGGTTTTTCCTCACGAGcaacttttcttcttcttattattccCTTTCTTACAGCTTCATTTGGAataatttgttattctttttctaaatgcCTTATACGAAAGCCAACGTCATTcatttcctagttttttttttcgtttctacttttttcatttgtggtttgtagtttttcaatttcattgtgtGATGTGTAATATTTATATTGTGATTCAGTTTAAAGCACATTCTTACTTCTGATTTTAGTTTTCTCAGTTAACTCATTGATTATTGAGAAGTCTGttgctttaattaaaaaatgtaggGATATTAGTTATTTAGACTGCAGAATCAAGTGAGTCCCAAAGTTCCCAGAATCTCTTGGTGGTCTGTGTTAGGGGTCCAGGCTGACTGGGGTTCATTGGTGTCCACTGGGGGCAGCTCCCGTGCCTTCAGCAGTCCTGAGTCTCCTTCTGCTGAATGTAGGGTCTGCGTCCCCCCTGGGCTAGTGGATGGCCAGGGTGGCGTAGACGCTGGCCTCAGCTGGAGGTTCCCGTTCCTGGGATGGAGGAGGCTCAGTTGCCTCCCGTCTGAGGGTCAAGCTGTGCAGCTGGGCGTAGGTCACATCCTGGGGGGCTTCAGATGCAGCAGCCTGCAGTGGGGGAGAGTGAGAGGGAAGGAACGTGGTGGGGGTCGGGGAGGCCTGGGGGCCTGGAGAGGAAAGGACCCACCTCAGTGTCCATCTGCCTGTCCTCTTCTGCCTGTGTGTCCTTTGTGTCCAGGAATTCCTCAGACagtgaggagggaggggaggccaTTTCTCTCCTAGGTCTGGAGTGTTTCACCTCGGCATACGTCACTGCCTGGGGGTCTTCATCGTGTGGGCTCTGCTGGAGAGAGACAGTGGTGGGGGGTGTCCTTGAGTCCCCCTGACCCCCTGGAGTCAATTTTCCTCACTGTTCCCAGGGTGATCCGATTACATCCGTTTCCTGATGGAATCTCAGGGACGCCCTAAGGCCGTGGAGGGTCTGGCCGCTCCCTCCCTGTGGTTCTGGCCCCTCCTCCTCACTCTGACCTTGCCCATTTGGCTGCAGCCTCACGCGGCCTTCCTGCAAGAGCTCGCTGCTGCCTCGGGGCCTTTGCAcggctgtttcctctgcctgtagGGGCTCGTCCATTAGAGGATCGTGTGGCCCCCTCCGTCCAGGCTTCTCAGATGACAGCTGAGCAGACAGCCCTCCCCTTCCATTCAGACTGGCCCCACTGCCCCACACTCTCTGCCCTTTCCCTGGTTTATGTTCCTTACAGCACGTTGCACTCCTGGACACGGcgcatttatttgcattttgtctCCCACCGTgaggtgagctcaggaggcgGGGGCGGCTTTGCTCCCTGCTGTGTCTGCAGCTCCCACGGGGAGCCCGATCCTCAGTGAGCTCCTGGGAACACTcgctggatgaatgaatgaaggggaGCCCAGGGGACTGGGGTGGTTCATTTATTCCTCATCCTCCTGAGGCCTGCGGAGCGCTCTAACAACCAGAGGGCCAAACAGAGGATGAGGAGCAGGAAGGGGACCCGGGAGGAGGCCCACGAGGTCCCAGGACACCAGGAGAGAGTGACGTCACAGCAGGCGGGAGGCAGCGTGCTGGACAAGGAGGGGTCCACTGTGACGATGCTGAGAGCCGGGGGAAGGAGGACAGAGAAGTCCTTCAGGATTAGATCTGGCACCAGGAGGCCTTTGGTGCCCGGGACAGGGGCAGGGTCTCACCGGACTGTCCAGCTCCACCCCGTCCTCAGGCTGTGTGTCCTTCACAGTAGCATCTGCTGGGGCAGAGCGAGGGGTTCGTCTCCTGGGAAGGTTCCCTGGGACCTCTCAGCCCCGCCAGCCCCTGCCCAGCTCCCAGATGGGGCCACTGAGATGCAGGGAGGGGCTGCGATGTCCCCGAGGTCCCACAGTGTGGGGTGAGATGATCTCACCCTGAGCCCCAGACCCTTTCCAGCCAGCGCCCCTTTCCCCATTGCTACGGAAACTTTGGGGCCCCCATCTCCCTCCTGGCTGATCACCTCTTCCTCTCACTCACAGGGGTTTTCTTCCTGGGCGTCGGCAGCGGGGCTGGACCTGGGGGAGGAACGGAAGCTTTAGGGGCAGTGTATGGGCGAGGGGCGGGTGGGAGTCTGGGGTCTTCGGGCAGAATTACCTCCTCTGCAGGCCTCTGTCTCTGGGCTCTGGCTCCACAGGCCCTGCGGGATGTTGGAAATCAGCCTTTCTCTGGGCTGGGGGAAGAAGGACAGAGCCTCAGCCCTGGGAACATTGGAGCCCCCTGCGCCGCACACACAGCTCGAAGGTAAGGAAGGAAACCTGAAAACACTCCTGCCTCCATGTTCCAAATGCCTCATGAGATGGACAGAGCCCAAAGGACACTTTACATTTGTAGATGGGACTGAGCCCGGAGGACACTTTACATTTGTAGATGGGACTGAGCCCGGAGGACACTTTACATTTTGTAGGTGGGACTGACTGTCGATTCGCCTGGTGAGAAATGCTGAAACAGTTTCTCAAAGCTGCATTTGCCCAGTGGTTTGGATTCTCTTTGGCTGTACCCTGAGCCCACCTTCGGTCGGCCCACAGGGTCCCCCCATTCCCTACTCACCCAATGTCCAGTGTTTGCCCTGACGTCGATGTCGGAGGACGAGGAaaacgaggaggaggaggaggagcagtaGGACGACGGCCACCAAGACGCCGGTCACAAACCCCAGGTGCCTTCCCAGACCTTGAGCACGATGACGTCAGGAATAGGGGTGATGTCATTGAAATGAGCGCCTACTGTGTGCAGGTGACTGCTGGACCTTCTATTCACCACCTCCAACCCCCGCAACAGTCGTGCAGCACAGAAACATCCACCCCACCCACTCTACAGATGAAAAACTGACTCTCAGAGAGGGGAATCACCTGCCCTGGGCCCCCAGCCAGGAAGCGGCAGAGCTGGGAAGGGAACCCGGGAGTCTGACCTGCAGCCCTTGTTCCCTGCACCAGAGCCGAGACCCGGAGCTGCAGGGAAAGAGCCTGACCGTCCTGAACCACGGCGctgctcccctcccctgccccaggtCACCGTCTCTGCTGCAGGTGGGACAGGACAGGCCCCCGCGGAATCGGGTCTGGGAGGTTCCCTGGGAGGCCTCCTCTCCCAGGAGGTCACAGCTGGGAGTCAGAGCTGAAAGGAACTTTCCCACCCGCAGGCTTCTCTCCTTTACACTTGGAGAAACTGAGGGTCAGGCAGGCGAGGGGCCTGTCCACGCCACAACCTCCAGAGGGGCCTGAACCTAGGACAgaacccacctctgcctcccctggACCCCGCCCACCTCCCACTCAGAGCCCCTCACTCACCACTCTGGGGATCTGACCCCGTGGGATTGAGGGGCTGGTCCTCAGGGCCTGCTGGGTCAGGATGGGGAGGTGAGGGCTGGGGCTGCCCTGCTCCCCACGTCAGCCCGGCTGCTCCTCCCCCAGGCTGAGCCCCAACATCTCTCTCTGCCTCGACCCCCGCCCCTCACCAGCCCAGCCTCAGAGCCCCGGGGAGCCTGTGGCCCCTCCTCTGGCTCTGCCGGGCTCCCTGGAGGGAAGCCTGTGCTTGAGTCCTTGAGGGGAATGGGATCCTCCGGGAGACTCAAAGCTGCCCTGGGGGAGGCTGCGCTCCCTCTGAGCCCAGAGGCCTCAGGGACTCACCAGGTATGGGGATGGGACTGGTGGGTGGAGGGCTGGGAACCATGGAGGGTCCTGGGTAAAAGAATGAGAGGAGGCTGAGGAGCTGGGGCTTCCCTGAAGAATCCCCCTCAAACCAAATGTCTCCACATGGGTCCTGTGACCtccccaggtccctccctccacccacctctCCTCTTCATGATGCTGGCGATGCCACTGAGGGTGGGCATGCCTGGGAGGGCCCTGTTGTCTTCCTTCCCTCTGAGGGTGAGTCCCCCTCTGGCTGAGCCCTGCTCAGACCCCCGCTCACTCCATCCCAGCCCAAAGCTCTCCTGGGGCAGGGCCTGAGCTGAGCCTTTGAGCTCAGAGAGGACAGGGTCAAGGCCCCCACCTGAGACCACGAGCTCCAGGGGGTCACTGGGGTGAGTCAGCAGGTAGGGGTTGGAGCTCCGTGAGCCGTAGCACCTGTAGGTCCCTGCATGGGCTGAGGTCACAGGACCCATGGGGAATTCAGCCTGGTACTTAGGAGATTGGTACTTTGATCTTAGATGCAGCGGGGCATTAGCTGCTCCCTCCTTGGTCAGAAGGAAAGTGTCAAACTGCCCCCATGACTGACACAGCAGGGTCACGTTCTCTCCTGAGGCCACCGTGGGGCCCGGCTGCACTGAGAGGGAGGGTCTGGCATGGATCTGTTCTGGAGAGAAGAAGGATGGGGGAGGGGCTGCCCCACCTTGTTCTGAGCTGAGACCTCCCCAGGCCTCCCTCTGGGACCCTCAGTCTCCCTGTCTCTGTTTTCTCTGAGTCTCCCCCTCCCCGCCCATcccctgtctctgtctgtctctccctcccttggGACCCCCACCCCTCATCCTGGCCATCACCACCTGGGCTCCCCCAGCAGGGCCTGTgcagagcctgggtccctgacTTAACCCGCTGGGCTCCTCACCTGCGATCAGGATGTCCAGGGGGTCACTGGGGGCCGACCACTCGGAGGTGAGGTTGTGTGCACCCGAGCATCTGTACTGGCCTCTGTGGTAACGGCTCACAGGGCCCAGGGTGAAGTTGGCCTGGGAGATCCCAGCCTGGGGCTGCCAGCCAGGGCGCTGGAGGAAGTCACGTTCCCCCTCCTTATACAGAGCAAATCTGTCATAGCCAACATCAGAGCCACACTGGAGGATCAGCTTCTCCCCAGGGGCCACGACAAGAACCGGCTGCACTGAGAGTGATGGCTTCTTAGAAACACCTGGGAAAAGGTGGTCATGGTTTCCAGGAGCCGACCCTCAGGCTTCCCCACAAACCCTCCCTCTCCCCCGGGGCCTCACCACTGCTGATCTTCCTGTGTCTCTGGCCCCAGGAGCCCTGAGCCCTCTCGCCCCAACATCATCCCCCCTGGAGCTGCCCTAAGACATGGCTGCTCCCCACCTGCCTGGAGACTCAGGGAAACTCAGGGAACTCCAGGCAATGCTGTGAATTTCTCACCTGGGACCAGGAGCTCCAGGAGATCACTGGGTAAAGACCACACATAGGGAGTGCGCGAGTCATAACCATAGCACCTGTACAACCACCTGCGACTTGGGCTCACAGGGCCCATGGAGAAGATGGCGCGGGACGACCCATGGGCATGGGGCTGGGAATTCAGGCATTGTGGGtgttcttcttctccttccttacaCAGAGTGAAGCCGCCAAATGCCACCTGTGCCTCACACTGGAGGATCACCTTCCCTCCTGAGGTCACCACAGGGCTGGGCAGAGCTGAGAGGGTGGGTTTGCTGTAGGCTCCTAGAAGAGAAGGAGGCACCATGTTAAATGGGGCTCACACCTCCCACATCATCCCCAGGGCTGGGCTGTGAGAGGGAGACACCCCTGAGAGCCTCCTTCTTGAGGGCAGAGCCTGGGGCTGGGACTCCTGAGTGTCCTCTCACCTGTCATCACCAGCTCCAGGGGGTCACTGGGCTCTGACCACCGAGTGCGGCTGTAATACTGACAGCGATACCGCCCTGTGTGTTCCCAGGAGATGGATGGGATGGGGAACTGGCCCTTCTTCACAAGCTCTAGTCGTATCCGTGTAATCCAGGATGCTGATTTTTTCTCCCTATATAGATGGTACTCCTGGGCTTCAAGGCTCCCCTGACACCTGAGGGTCACGGGACTCCCCTGGGTGATCACAGAGTCTGGCTCAGCCCAGAGGGTGGGCTTGGGGAGGGGCCCTGAAAGGAAATCAGAGGTCAGATTCTAAGTCATTTCCCACCCAAGAGATCTCAGCTCTCAGTCCAGGACCCTCCAGACACCCCCATCATCAGCTCAGAAGTGCTATTCCCCATCCCCAGCTGCTGCACGGGGGTGACCCCTTGTCCCCAGTGAGGAGGAGGGACCTGGGACAGCTGGGGACAGACTTACCTGCCTGCACGTGGGTCCTGGGGCCCAGACTCAGCCCTGGAAGAGAGTTTCTTGTGAAAGATTTGCCCCTGAAGCCTGAGCAGGTCCTCCCCTCCCTGGGATCTTTGTGAGCCCCTGGGTCTCCTTAGGGACGAGAGTTTGGCTGTGGGGTGAGGTCCCTCCTAGGTTAGAAGCTCCCCTCCCTCTTCAAATCTCACCGAGACAGATCAGGACCATGAGGATGGGGGTCATGGCGTCTTCTCCCACTGCCCTGCTCTGTGGATGGATGAGCCCTCGGTGCTGGcaggacagagacacacagagagaaatagcctcccctccttcccacccTGTGTGGACACTCGGAGGCTGGGTCCTTCTTGTCATGGGGTGTGGTCATCTGCAGCCACACAGGAAGCGGAACTGCCCTCCCCAGGAGCCTGGCTCTCATTCCTTTAGGGCTGAGGTTGGGGCAGGCACCGGGCCCTCTGCAGACATTTCAGACTGTAATGGGGTCTTTCCTGATCACCAGCCACTGTCTTTCTGGTATATCCTCGTCTCACTGAGAGCCGGGATGTAGCAGCAAATAGAACTGGTGCTTCCTGTGTCTGCCCTTCCAGATGAGGGTAACGGaggcttctccttccttctcacaGCCTCCCCCAaggtctccctccctccttcagcCCATCCGTCAGCTCAGCGTTGTGGGGCCCTTACCATGGCAGTCGTCCCTCCAGCCCTGGAGATGCTTCAGGGAAGACCCAGGTCCATGCTGCAGGCAGACTCGGATCAGCAGAGAAGCATCTCGCATCTGGCTGTGCCATCCAGGCTGAGCTGTGTGTGGCAGTGAGCACAGAGGAGAAATGCAGGGAAATAGGGGAAGAGAAGTTGACTTCTTTCTTGACACTGGATTGTGGGTTTTCTTTCAACCAAATAGTCCCCTCTCAACTTCCCCTTTTTAAGTGTTTTTGCTACAGCGTCCACTCCCTCCCCCCGGGAACAAACCTCTGAGTCTTTTCTGCCTCCTTGGTGCCCCTTGCATCCTTGGCCATCCCTCTGCACCTGAATTTCTGGTCAACATTTTGGGAACAATTACTTATGTTTGAGCTTTGATTTGAGGAGTTAGGGAGGAAGTTGATATTTATTCAATGACTTGTTATCATCCACTCCCTACGTGACCTTGGTTTGTTTTAATGtcccatctctgagcctcagtttcttcctttgcAGATTGTTGTCACAAATCCCACTCGTCACAGTGGTTGTGGGGTCAGTAGTGCCTGGGACATTGGGAGGGGCTCATTTGTGCTTGATTTCCAGAGCAGGGTAAGACCTGAGGTGTTTGGGACGTGAGAGGATCTGGGTGTTGGACTCCACGGTCTATGTAGGTGATTGATGTGTCCACTCAAGATGTCACATCCGACCGTAATGGAGAAATGTACGTGAGGCATTTCTGAAATACCCAGAGCATCAAGGTCATGAGCAGAAAAAGACATGTAGAAACCC
This portion of the Pongo abelii isolate AG06213 chromosome 20, NHGRI_mPonAbe1-v2.0_pri, whole genome shotgun sequence genome encodes:
- the LOC100432416 gene encoding LOW QUALITY PROTEIN: leukocyte immunoglobulin-like receptor subfamily B member 1 (The sequence of the model RefSeq protein was modified relative to this genomic sequence to represent the inferred CDS: deleted 1 base in 1 codon; substituted 2 bases at 2 genomic stop codons), which encodes MTRRTQSPSVHTGWEGGEAISLCLSLSCQHRGLIHPQSRAVGGDAMTPILMVLICLGLSLGPRTHVQAGPLPKSTLWAEPDSVITQGSPVTLRCQGSLEAQEYRLYREKKSASWITRIRLELVKKGQFPIPSISWEHTGRYRCQYYSRTRWSEPSDPLELVMTGAYSKPTLSALPSPVVTSGGNVILQCDSQVPFDGFILCKEGEDEHPQCLNSQPHARGSSRAIFSMGPVSPSRRWLYRCYGYDLRTPYVWSSPSDLLELLVPGVSKKPSLSVQPGPVVAPGESLTLQSGSDVGYDRFVLYKVGERDFLQRPGRQPQAGLSQANFTLSPVSRSHGGQYRCXGAHNVSSEWSAPSDPLDILISGQTPGRPFLSGQPGPTVASGENMTLLCXSWGQFDTFLLIKEGAAHPPLRLRSEHQAQQNQAEFPLGPVTSAHAGTYRCYGSLSSKPYLLSQPSDPLRLMVSASHPRDHTVENLIRIGVAGLVLVVLGILSQRSLQDAAGRRTQPPSVHTGWEGGEAISLCVSLSCQHRGLIHPQSRAVGEDAMTPILMVLICLGLSLGPRTHVQAGPLPKPTLWAEPDSVITQGSPVTLRCQGSLEAQEYHLYREKKSASWITRIRLELVKKGQFPIPSISWEHTGRYRCQYYSRTRWSEPSDPLELVMTGAYSKPTLSALPSPVVTSGGKVILQCEAQVAFGGFTLCKEGEEEHPQCLNSQPHAHGSSRAIFSMGPVSPSRRWLYRCYGYDSRTPYVWSLPSDLLELLVPGVSKKPSLSVQPVLVVAPGEKLILQCGSDVGYDRFALYKEGERDFLQRPGWQPQAGISQANFTLGPVSRYHRGQYRCSGAHNLTSEWSAPSDPLDILIAEQIHARPSLSVQPGPTVASGENVTLLCQSWGQFDTFLLTKEGAANAPLHLRSKYQSPKYQAEFPMGPVTSAHAGTYRCYGSRSSNPYLLTHPSDPLELVVSGPSMVPSPPPTSPIPIPAGPEDQPLNPTGSDPQSGLGRHLGFVTGVLVAVVLLLLLLLLVFLVLRHRRQGKHWTLAQRKADFQHPAGPVEPEPRDRGLQRRSSPAADAQEENPYATVKDTQPEDGVELDSPQSPHDEDPQAVTYAEVKHSRPRREMASPPSSLSEEFLDTKDTQAEEDRQMDTEWVLSSPGPQASPTPTTFLPSHSPPLQAAASEAPQDVTYAQLHSLTLRREATEPPPSQEREPPAEASVYATLAIH